In Rothia mucilaginosa, one genomic interval encodes:
- a CDS encoding DUF6318 family protein, whose translation MSTFVTRRAALGIAATAALASLTACASDIRPLSDPSTPEEQRSYKGDLKFNGYESRGTYVPATSSKKAENPPKPVPPAEMKAKTTEGMYTAINYWLASFNYLMITGDIEPFKAVDINRNDIYKAEPFVEFYEKNTGWVYGTDAPFSAELTEDAPQKVDEQQYRWLGVGRYNKEAKIHYTDGRELTMASLSSGPGDYEFFFILEYQDGAWTARNEPAKLTTSSPSSSASSSGASV comes from the coding sequence ATGTCTACCTTCGTGACCCGACGCGCCGCCCTTGGCATCGCCGCCACCGCAGCGCTCGCCTCCTTAACCGCCTGCGCAAGCGATATTCGCCCGCTCAGCGACCCGAGCACGCCCGAGGAACAGCGCTCCTACAAGGGCGACCTGAAGTTCAACGGCTACGAATCACGCGGCACCTACGTTCCCGCAACCAGCTCGAAGAAGGCGGAGAATCCGCCCAAGCCTGTCCCTCCTGCAGAGATGAAAGCCAAAACGACGGAGGGCATGTACACCGCCATAAACTACTGGTTGGCTTCTTTCAATTACCTTATGATTACCGGCGACATTGAGCCCTTTAAGGCTGTGGATATAAACCGAAACGATATCTACAAGGCCGAACCTTTCGTCGAATTTTATGAGAAGAACACTGGCTGGGTGTACGGTACTGATGCGCCATTCTCAGCAGAGCTAACCGAGGATGCTCCGCAGAAGGTTGACGAGCAACAATACCGCTGGCTGGGTGTTGGCCGTTACAACAAGGAAGCAAAGATCCACTACACAGATGGTAGAGAGCTCACCATGGCCTCATTGAGTAGCGGCCCTGGTGATTATGAGTTCTTCTTTATCTTGGAGTATCAGGATGGTGCCTGGACGGCTCGGAATGAACCAGCCAAACTTACAACGAGCTCACCCAGCTCAAGCGCGAGTAGCTCCGGCGCCTCCGTTTAG
- a CDS encoding DUF6318 family protein encodes MSTMYTRRTALTALGLGTAALLAACSSKSSSESSATASASATESSTASASATASVSPTAEATTTVEPGPSMKGEVVLADYSSTGTFEPGTKEHKAVNVAIPVEPAKLRENSVEGLHAFIAYWQATLNYLLLTGDGTRFTNIDHTGDYSTVAEFFQSMYASESGWVIGSERPMILSLTADRPTKDTRTGYYTWASEMVIDGAEGAGVYSKTNDRVQPLTEVFKYPGKPVAGQIVAHYQDGTWRMVRRAPGTASASPVPSLSPSASAEGAASAEATAASAEASAQ; translated from the coding sequence ATGTCTACCATGTATACCCGCCGCACCGCCCTGACCGCACTGGGCCTGGGCACCGCAGCGCTTCTTGCCGCTTGCTCTTCCAAGTCTTCCTCCGAGTCTTCAGCGACCGCGAGCGCATCCGCTACCGAGTCTTCGACCGCGAGCGCTAGCGCGACCGCATCCGTCTCCCCCACCGCTGAGGCAACCACCACCGTTGAGCCTGGCCCCAGTATGAAGGGCGAGGTTGTTCTTGCCGACTACTCCTCCACCGGCACTTTTGAGCCCGGCACCAAGGAGCACAAGGCTGTCAACGTTGCGATCCCGGTTGAGCCGGCGAAGCTGCGTGAGAACAGTGTTGAGGGTCTGCACGCGTTCATCGCGTACTGGCAGGCTACCCTGAACTACCTGCTACTGACCGGTGACGGTACCCGCTTCACGAACATTGACCACACCGGCGACTACTCGACTGTGGCTGAGTTCTTCCAGAGCATGTACGCTTCGGAGAGCGGCTGGGTTATTGGTTCGGAGCGTCCGATGATTCTGTCACTGACTGCTGACCGCCCGACTAAGGACACCCGCACCGGCTACTACACGTGGGCATCCGAGATGGTGATTGATGGTGCTGAGGGTGCTGGCGTGTACAGCAAGACCAATGATCGTGTGCAGCCGCTGACCGAGGTGTTCAAGTACCCGGGTAAGCCGGTGGCTGGCCAGATTGTGGCGCACTACCAGGACGGCACGTGGCGTATGGTGCGTCGTGCTCCGGGTACTGCGTCTGCTTCGCCGGTTCCGTCACTGAGCCCGAGCGCTTCGGCTGAGGGTGCTGCGTCTGCAGAGGCGACCGCTGCTTCTGCTGAGGCATCGGCACAGTAG